A window of the Deltaproteobacteria bacterium genome harbors these coding sequences:
- a CDS encoding transposase: MGRSPRVQSSELHYHVIVRCNNREFYFESDEDFSHYLSVLRFFKKKHRFRLFNYELMNSHVHLLLQPSEVVPLQKTMLLINWAYARDYNRRKKRKGHFWLDRYKSIPIESDDYALDLMRYMNRNPVRAGIVEKPGDWKWSGYQFYALGEPNDLLEVHPTYLGLSSNPEFRRKAYRDYVNTTLPADSYRKSEFSDARFIGSERFGKNLGLSTGDF; the protein is encoded by the coding sequence ATGGGACGATCTCCTCGAGTTCAATCCAGTGAGCTTCATTATCATGTCATTGTTCGCTGCAATAATCGGGAGTTTTATTTCGAATCCGATGAAGATTTTTCTCACTATTTATCCGTTCTTCGCTTTTTCAAAAAGAAACATCGGTTTCGGCTGTTCAATTATGAGCTGATGAACTCCCATGTCCATCTGCTCTTGCAACCATCTGAAGTGGTGCCACTTCAAAAAACGATGCTATTGATCAACTGGGCCTACGCTCGGGATTATAATAGACGGAAAAAGAGAAAGGGGCACTTTTGGTTGGATCGTTATAAAAGCATCCCCATAGAATCGGATGATTACGCCTTGGATCTGATGCGATATATGAATCGAAATCCCGTCCGCGCTGGGATTGTTGAAAAACCGGGGGATTGGAAATGGAGCGGTTATCAATTCTATGCCCTTGGCGAACCGAATGACTTACTGGAGGTTCATCCCACTTATCTTGGTTTGAGTTCCAACCCGGAATTTCGCAGAAAGGCCTATAGGGATTACGTGAATACGACCTTACCTGCTGATTCTTATAGGAAATCTGAGTTCAGTGACGCGAGATTTATTGGGAGCGAAAGGTTCGGAAAAAACTTGGGGTTATCTACAGGAGATTTTTAA
- the hemH gene encoding ferrochelatase, with the protein MKGLILVNLGTPESPTISAVRCYLNEFLSDPDVIDAPAIVRWLLLHAIILPFRPRRSAHQYQQIWTKNGSPLLCHTNALAEAVQKQLGSNICVAVGMRYGNPSIATAIEEVLKRGVREILFFPLFPQYSNATTGSIEKRIKEGWRDSFKMAPPFFQDDGFLQSFAEVGRPVIEKNHPDHILFSFHGLPEKQIQKGDPYRDQCLKTATGLALQLGLEEKDYTICFQSRMGAGRWIQPYTDQEVVRLLDSGKKRLVIFAPSFVTDCLETLEEIGIRYRKLALAHGAESFELVPSLNNHPRWITAICEMFHRAYV; encoded by the coding sequence ATGAAGGGGCTCATTCTTGTCAATCTTGGCACGCCGGAGAGCCCCACAATATCGGCGGTTCGCTGCTATTTGAACGAATTTCTATCGGACCCTGATGTGATTGATGCCCCCGCCATTGTACGGTGGTTGCTCCTTCATGCGATCATCCTTCCGTTTCGGCCAAGGCGATCCGCCCACCAGTATCAACAGATCTGGACCAAAAACGGTTCTCCACTCCTCTGTCACACGAATGCACTCGCTGAGGCCGTCCAAAAACAGTTAGGCTCGAATATTTGTGTCGCGGTCGGGATGCGATACGGTAACCCGTCGATTGCAACGGCGATCGAGGAGGTTTTAAAAAGGGGGGTGCGTGAGATCCTCTTCTTCCCGCTTTTTCCACAGTATTCAAATGCGACGACGGGCTCAATCGAGAAGAGGATTAAAGAGGGATGGCGGGATTCATTCAAAATGGCCCCTCCTTTTTTTCAAGACGACGGCTTTCTACAAAGCTTTGCAGAGGTTGGTCGGCCCGTGATTGAAAAAAATCATCCTGATCATATCCTCTTCAGCTTTCATGGGCTGCCTGAAAAACAGATCCAGAAGGGGGATCCTTACCGGGATCAATGTTTAAAGACGGCAACGGGACTCGCCCTTCAATTAGGTCTTGAGGAGAAAGATTATACGATCTGCTTTCAATCAAGGATGGGGGCGGGTCGCTGGATTCAGCCCTACACCGATCAAGAGGTTGTGAGACTCCTTGATAGTGGTAAGAAGCGCCTTGTCATTTTTGCGCCTTCTTTTGTGACCGATTGTCTCGAAACATTAGAAGAGATCGGAATTCGGTATCGCAAATTAGCGTTAGCTCACGGAGCGGAATCGTTTGAACTGGTTCCCTCTCTGAACAACCACCCCCGCTGGATTACTGCGATTTGTGAGATGTTCCATCGAGCCTATGTCTAG
- the hemJ gene encoding protoporphyrinogen oxidase HemJ: MGISYLWLKSLHIIFMTAWFAGLFYIFRIFVYHVKHRHEEPMTRTLKIMEKKLLYIIMLPAMLLTLVTGFGLAGLNQEVFREGWFYVKLAGVFGLLCYHHLAMKVHRWMSRGEYRFSENACRLINEIPTVLLILIVILVVLKPWL, translated from the coding sequence ATGGGCATCTCCTATCTTTGGCTCAAGAGCCTTCACATCATCTTTATGACCGCCTGGTTTGCAGGGTTGTTCTATATTTTTAGGATCTTTGTCTATCATGTCAAACATCGTCACGAAGAACCGATGACGCGAACCCTCAAGATTATGGAGAAGAAACTCCTCTACATCATTATGCTTCCAGCAATGCTCCTGACGCTCGTCACCGGTTTTGGATTGGCCGGCTTAAACCAGGAGGTCTTTCGAGAAGGGTGGTTTTACGTGAAGCTGGCCGGTGTTTTTGGGCTTCTCTGCTATCATCACCTGGCGATGAAGGTTCACCGGTGGATGTCACGCGGGGAATACCGGTTTTCGGAGAACGCCTGTCGTCTTATTAATGAAATTCCAACGGTTCTTCTTATATTGATTGTGATCCTGGTGGTTCTCAAACCGTGGCTCTGA
- the hemN gene encoding oxygen-independent coproporphyrinogen III oxidase: protein MDRELVMNDHPIDDHLRNLLAKYDVPGPRYTSYPTVPAWGENAGREEYKKALKKIPVQDKLSLYFHLPFCETLCHFCGCMKVITQDHQRSREYVDTLLKEFEQVMQILKGRGKKNQVNQVHFGGGTPNFLQPEELADLMLAVRKNFELLPEAEIAIEMHPRTSTKEFCDKLKELHFNRISLGVQDFDSKVQKMINRFQTLEQTDAMVDYLRQLGFTSFNFDLVYGLPGQSEQGWKRTLEEVVRLRPGRLAVYSYAHVPWEKPAQRSFKESDLPSPEMKIRFFEMALRHFQKNGYRLIGMDHFALQDDELSQAAHEGTIHRNFMGYSTRKDDHQIGLGISSISYVGGQYFQNSKELKEYEGRVTRGDLATFRGYLLSEDDRIRRDLIQRIMCQARVKLSDFETEWSVQFWDYFRQERGRLEPFIEDRLLTITADQLQITGEGLLFLRNIAMVFDRYLKQIRETAKNPVFSRTV, encoded by the coding sequence ATGGATCGAGAACTTGTCATGAATGATCACCCGATCGACGACCACCTCCGGAATCTCCTCGCCAAATACGATGTTCCAGGGCCGCGCTATACCAGCTACCCCACGGTACCAGCCTGGGGTGAGAATGCAGGACGAGAAGAATACAAGAAGGCACTCAAGAAGATTCCGGTTCAGGACAAGCTTTCTCTTTATTTTCATCTCCCATTTTGTGAGACCCTTTGCCACTTCTGCGGATGCATGAAGGTAATCACGCAGGATCATCAACGCTCCAGGGAATATGTCGACACCTTGTTGAAAGAATTTGAGCAGGTCATGCAGATCCTGAAAGGGCGTGGCAAAAAAAACCAGGTGAACCAGGTCCATTTTGGAGGTGGGACACCCAACTTTCTGCAACCGGAGGAGTTGGCGGATCTCATGCTCGCTGTCCGGAAGAATTTTGAGCTGCTTCCGGAGGCTGAAATCGCCATTGAAATGCATCCACGGACCAGCACAAAGGAATTTTGCGATAAGTTAAAGGAGTTGCATTTCAACCGAATCTCACTGGGGGTGCAGGATTTTGATTCCAAGGTCCAGAAGATGATCAACCGGTTTCAGACGCTCGAGCAAACGGACGCTATGGTCGATTATCTTCGTCAGTTAGGCTTTACGTCGTTCAATTTTGATTTGGTCTACGGTCTCCCGGGACAGAGTGAGCAGGGCTGGAAGAGGACGCTGGAGGAGGTCGTTCGTTTGAGACCGGGACGTCTCGCCGTCTACAGTTATGCGCATGTTCCCTGGGAGAAGCCGGCCCAGAGGTCTTTCAAGGAGAGCGATCTTCCTTCACCCGAGATGAAAATAAGATTTTTTGAAATGGCACTCCGTCATTTTCAAAAAAACGGATACCGATTGATCGGAATGGATCATTTCGCCCTACAGGATGATGAGCTTTCGCAGGCGGCGCACGAGGGGACGATTCACCGGAACTTCATGGGCTATTCAACGCGCAAGGATGATCATCAGATCGGTCTTGGTATTAGCTCCATCTCCTATGTGGGAGGCCAATACTTTCAAAACAGCAAGGAATTGAAGGAGTACGAGGGAAGGGTTACGAGGGGTGATTTGGCCACCTTTCGGGGTTACCTTCTCTCGGAAGATGACCGGATACGGCGGGACCTGATCCAGAGGATCATGTGCCAGGCACGTGTCAAACTCTCTGATTTTGAAACAGAATGGTCTGTCCAGTTCTGGGACTATTTCAGGCAGGAGCGGGGCAGGCTTGAACCGTTCATCGAAGATCGGCTTCTCACAATCACGGCGGATCAGCTTCAGATCACAGGAGAGGGGCTCCTATTCCTCCGAAATATTGCGATGGTCTTTGACCGTTATTTAAAACAGATTCGCGAAACAGCCAAGAACCCCGTTTTTTCGAGGACCGTTTAG
- the hemE gene encoding uroporphyrinogen decarboxylase, which yields MTPKERFLSACQRKPVDRPPAWMMRQAGRYLPEYRLIRERMPTLQMMKDPETACEITLQPVRILSVDAAILYSDILILPEAMGISLQFIEGEGPSFANPVREARDVEKLGETAADRCGFVYQTIEKIRKKIGPDFPLIGFAGGPYTVAYYMTREGEATSRQAVHHRAFFNPLVKKLTTATIQYLKKQVEAGVDCIQLFDTWAGSLSLEEYQKNVFPSQQEIITALKKMGVPTIIYMKEASHLFTNLIDTGVDVISVDWKETLSSYRSKGGDRVALQGNLDPAILCQAVSQIEKAVLAMVNDWGNGPGYIMNLGHGISKEVPVAHAKAFIDFAKKYGSRTCHE from the coding sequence ATGACTCCCAAGGAACGTTTTTTGAGCGCCTGCCAGCGCAAACCGGTTGATCGTCCACCAGCCTGGATGATGCGGCAGGCCGGTCGCTACCTTCCAGAATATCGGCTTATCCGGGAGAGGATGCCAACCCTTCAGATGATGAAGGATCCCGAAACCGCTTGTGAAATTACCCTCCAACCGGTTCGGATTCTCTCCGTCGATGCCGCAATCCTTTACAGTGACATCCTCATACTTCCTGAGGCGATGGGGATCTCACTTCAATTTATTGAAGGAGAGGGGCCTTCCTTTGCCAATCCTGTCAGGGAGGCGAGAGACGTTGAAAAACTCGGAGAGACGGCGGCCGACCGGTGTGGTTTTGTCTATCAAACGATAGAAAAGATTCGCAAGAAGATCGGACCTGATTTCCCTCTGATCGGTTTTGCGGGAGGACCTTACACGGTTGCTTACTATATGACGAGGGAAGGGGAGGCCACCTCTCGTCAAGCGGTGCATCATCGGGCTTTTTTTAATCCCCTTGTGAAAAAACTCACGACGGCAACGATCCAATATCTCAAAAAACAAGTCGAGGCCGGTGTCGATTGCATCCAGCTCTTCGATACCTGGGCGGGTTCCCTTTCTCTCGAGGAATATCAGAAGAACGTTTTCCCCTCTCAACAGGAGATTATCACCGCCTTAAAAAAAATGGGGGTGCCAACAATTATCTATATGAAGGAGGCCTCCCATCTGTTTACGAACTTAATTGACACGGGCGTTGATGTGATCAGTGTTGACTGGAAAGAAACCCTTTCTTCTTATCGTAGCAAGGGAGGGGATCGCGTGGCACTCCAGGGAAATCTTGATCCTGCTATTCTCTGTCAGGCTGTTTCGCAGATTGAGAAGGCGGTTCTGGCGATGGTCAATGACTGGGGGAACGGCCCTGGTTATATTATGAATTTGGGGCACGGTATCTCCAAAGAGGTTCCGGTTGCGCACGCAAAGGCATTTATTGATTTTGCAAAAAAATATGGATCGAGAACTTGTCATGAATGA
- the dnaK gene encoding molecular chaperone DnaK → MSRKTSKVIGIDLGTTNSVVAVMEGSEPKVIVNEEGSRLTPSVVAFTKDGEVLVGQIAKRQSVTNPENTVYSIKRFMGRKLGEVSEEQKMVPYTVVKADNGDSHVKIPNTGKTYSPPEISAKILAKLKAAAEAYLGEKVTEAVITVPAYFNDSQRQATKDAGKIAGLDVKRIVNEPTASALAYGLDKKKDETIAVYDFGGGTFDISILEVGENVVEVVSTNGDTHLGGDNVDQKIIEYLIAEFKKDQGIDLSKDKMVLQRLKEAGEKAKIELSSLLETEINLPFLTADASGPKHMNIKLTRAKLESLCEDLILRSFEPVKKALADAKMKPSDIDEVVLVGGSTRIPRVQEEVKKYFGREPHKGVNPDEVVALGAAVQAGVLSGEVRDVLLLDVTPLTLGIETLGGVMTKLIERNTTIPTKKAQVFSTAADSQTSVEIHILQGEREMAKDNKTLGRFILDGIPSAPRGIPQIEVTFDIDANGILNVAATDKATDKKQHITITASSGLSKEEVNNLVKDGQSHEAEDKKRREEIETKNSAESLVYVTEKTLKENREKIPVKIVNAIEKGVEELKEALKKDDSSAIQKAMESLTQESHKMAEEMYKAQAEKEKKPPEGGGGEGKESKGKKEEDVVDAEYTDANE, encoded by the coding sequence ATGTCTAGAAAAACAAGTAAAGTCATAGGGATAGATCTTGGGACAACGAACTCGGTTGTTGCCGTTATGGAGGGGTCTGAGCCAAAGGTGATCGTGAACGAAGAGGGCTCACGGTTGACTCCCTCCGTTGTTGCCTTTACAAAGGATGGCGAGGTGCTCGTCGGCCAGATTGCGAAGAGGCAATCGGTAACAAACCCTGAAAACACCGTTTATTCTATCAAGAGATTTATGGGACGTAAGCTCGGTGAGGTCTCCGAGGAGCAGAAGATGGTCCCTTATACGGTGGTTAAGGCAGATAACGGTGACTCCCATGTTAAAATTCCAAACACCGGCAAGACCTACTCCCCACCGGAGATCTCAGCTAAAATTCTTGCCAAATTAAAGGCGGCTGCCGAGGCGTATCTCGGCGAGAAAGTAACCGAAGCAGTTATTACAGTCCCGGCCTATTTTAACGATAGCCAACGTCAGGCGACAAAAGATGCCGGAAAGATCGCCGGGCTCGATGTGAAGAGGATTGTCAATGAGCCAACCGCCTCGGCACTTGCGTACGGGCTCGACAAGAAAAAGGATGAGACGATTGCGGTCTACGATTTCGGAGGTGGCACATTTGATATTTCCATTCTGGAGGTTGGTGAGAATGTTGTGGAGGTCGTTTCCACCAACGGAGACACGCATTTGGGCGGTGATAATGTTGATCAGAAAATCATTGAATACCTTATTGCCGAATTTAAAAAAGATCAGGGGATTGATCTCTCAAAAGACAAGATGGTGCTGCAACGCCTGAAGGAAGCGGGGGAGAAGGCAAAGATTGAACTCTCAAGTCTCCTTGAGACCGAGATCAACCTCCCGTTCCTGACGGCCGATGCCTCCGGACCGAAGCATATGAATATCAAACTGACCCGGGCGAAGCTCGAGTCACTTTGTGAGGATCTGATCCTGCGCTCGTTCGAGCCGGTGAAAAAGGCGTTGGCCGATGCGAAGATGAAACCGTCCGACATTGATGAAGTCGTCCTTGTGGGAGGATCGACCCGTATCCCGCGGGTTCAGGAAGAGGTAAAGAAATACTTCGGCCGTGAACCACATAAGGGGGTCAATCCGGACGAAGTGGTCGCCCTGGGTGCCGCAGTCCAGGCCGGCGTCCTGTCCGGAGAGGTACGAGATGTACTGCTTCTTGATGTCACACCACTTACCTTGGGGATTGAGACGCTGGGTGGCGTGATGACCAAACTGATTGAGAGAAATACAACAATCCCGACAAAAAAGGCGCAGGTTTTTTCAACGGCAGCCGACAGCCAGACCTCTGTTGAAATCCATATCTTGCAGGGGGAGCGAGAGATGGCGAAGGACAATAAAACACTCGGACGATTTATCCTCGATGGAATTCCGTCGGCACCGCGTGGCATCCCCCAGATTGAGGTCACCTTTGACATCGATGCCAATGGCATCCTCAATGTTGCGGCGACCGATAAGGCAACGGACAAAAAACAACATATTACAATCACCGCCTCCAGCGGACTCTCGAAAGAGGAGGTCAATAATTTGGTGAAGGATGGCCAGTCTCATGAGGCGGAGGATAAGAAGCGGCGTGAAGAGATTGAAACAAAAAATAGCGCCGAATCCCTTGTCTATGTCACCGAAAAGACCCTTAAGGAAAACCGCGAAAAGATCCCGGTTAAGATTGTCAATGCTATCGAAAAAGGTGTTGAGGAGCTCAAGGAGGCGCTCAAGAAAGATGACAGCAGCGCCATTCAGAAGGCGATGGAAAGTCTGACACAGGAATCACATAAGATGGCTGAAGAGATGTATAAGGCTCAAGCGGAAAAGGAGAAGAAACCGCCCGAAGGAGGCGGAGGCGAAGGAAAGGAATCAAAGGGGAAAAAAGAGGAAGATGTCGTTGACGCCGAGTACACGGATGCAAACGAATAA
- a CDS encoding menaquinone biosynthesis protein produces the protein MKLGAVSYLNALPLVHYLAERPRLAPPAALDRLLRIGEVELATAPVVTLCENPSWKVVPGIAIATRSTAKSVRLIFKKQGITLGDLRSISLDLESKTSNLLLKVLLHYKYRRRLEDIHFYYPLPSSDADAALFIGDKALKEEYRSLEGLDLGGEWTSWTGLPFVFAAWIGSAPEISEKQVQILREARDRALTNLGELAKQQSVLPELEAKRYLSENISYEFEGAEIEGLQRFCAYAHELGLIQNDFQLSFYLK, from the coding sequence ATGAAGCTCGGTGCCGTCAGCTACCTCAATGCACTTCCGCTTGTTCATTATCTCGCAGAGAGACCGCGTCTGGCCCCTCCTGCCGCCCTCGACAGGTTACTCCGAATCGGTGAAGTTGAGCTTGCCACGGCGCCCGTTGTAACACTTTGCGAAAATCCTTCCTGGAAGGTTGTTCCGGGGATCGCAATCGCGACCCGGTCAACGGCCAAGAGTGTCCGGCTGATTTTCAAAAAACAGGGAATAACTCTCGGAGATCTTCGCTCTATTTCCCTCGATCTGGAATCAAAAACCTCCAATCTCCTCCTCAAGGTTCTCCTGCATTACAAGTACAGACGAAGGCTTGAGGATATTCACTTTTATTATCCCCTTCCCTCTTCCGATGCCGACGCTGCCCTGTTCATTGGTGATAAGGCACTTAAGGAGGAATATCGCTCACTGGAAGGGCTTGATCTGGGTGGAGAATGGACCTCCTGGACAGGACTCCCGTTTGTCTTTGCCGCCTGGATCGGATCTGCTCCGGAGATTTCGGAAAAACAGGTCCAAATCTTGAGAGAGGCACGTGATCGGGCCCTCACAAATCTTGGGGAACTTGCCAAACAACAGTCCGTTCTCCCGGAGCTGGAGGCAAAACGATACCTTTCCGAAAATATTTCCTATGAATTTGAAGGGGCTGAGATTGAGGGGCTTCAGCGGTTTTGTGCCTATGCCCACGAATTGGGCTTAATCCAGAATGACTTTCAACTCTCTTTTTACCTTAAGTGA
- a CDS encoding radical SAM protein, translating to MTFNSLFTLSEKQQIPLEAVLKSDLLRLGVSFSREALKTSQDQKPKSYFIFSFDRVSQKELSEMEKRGAPEEIALVGGPYNLKRTIVSVRLNPNSPYRIEASPPPLPLSLVRRGGQGERYEKISDIILPTSPSYYKTALQSGKPVADIAPTIEWGYLIYLTTFRLCQYWGEKEECQFCDINNNYRQQKGERSYTSIKEPDEVVEALAIIQKMDTDGISQAYTVSGGAITKDLYGLREAEFYARYAQVIEKNFPGRWIGKANVQALPEEEVKILKKAGYQIYHPNYEVWDKELFKRLCPGKEKLIGQEEWIHRILSAAEIFGAPHVIPNFVAGIEMSKPYGFQTVDEAVDSTAEGLDFFMSKGILPRFTVWCVEPNTILSQTNNEPPPLEYFVKLLRVYRETFKRYRLPPPRGYGEPGLGKAVFSVSPFMDVI from the coding sequence ATGACTTTCAACTCTCTTTTTACCTTAAGTGAAAAACAGCAGATCCCTCTCGAGGCGGTTCTCAAGTCGGACCTGCTGAGACTTGGGGTCTCATTTTCCCGAGAGGCCCTTAAAACATCCCAGGATCAAAAACCGAAATCGTATTTTATCTTTTCCTTTGATCGAGTTTCTCAAAAAGAGCTTTCTGAGATGGAAAAAAGGGGGGCCCCGGAAGAGATCGCCTTGGTTGGAGGGCCGTATAATTTGAAGAGAACGATTGTTTCTGTCAGGCTAAATCCAAACTCGCCATATCGAATTGAGGCCTCACCCCCTCCACTCCCCCTCTCCTTAGTAAGGAGAGGGGGACAGGGGGAGAGATATGAGAAAATCTCTGATATCATTCTCCCAACATCTCCCTCCTACTACAAAACCGCTCTTCAATCGGGCAAACCGGTGGCCGACATTGCCCCGACGATTGAATGGGGGTATCTGATCTATCTGACCACCTTTCGTCTCTGCCAATACTGGGGCGAAAAGGAGGAGTGCCAGTTTTGCGACATCAACAACAATTACCGTCAGCAAAAAGGGGAGCGCTCCTACACCTCGATCAAGGAGCCTGATGAGGTTGTTGAGGCGCTGGCTATTATACAAAAAATGGATACAGACGGAATCAGTCAGGCCTACACCGTTTCCGGAGGCGCTATTACCAAAGATCTGTACGGTCTTCGCGAGGCGGAATTTTATGCCCGGTATGCCCAGGTAATCGAAAAAAATTTTCCGGGACGCTGGATCGGTAAGGCGAATGTCCAGGCATTGCCGGAGGAAGAGGTAAAGATCCTAAAAAAAGCGGGCTACCAAATTTATCACCCAAACTACGAGGTATGGGATAAAGAGCTTTTCAAAAGACTCTGCCCGGGCAAGGAAAAACTCATTGGGCAGGAGGAATGGATTCATCGCATTCTGTCAGCGGCCGAGATTTTTGGGGCCCCCCATGTGATCCCTAATTTTGTGGCAGGGATCGAGATGTCGAAACCGTACGGCTTTCAAACGGTCGATGAGGCGGTTGATTCAACGGCTGAAGGGCTCGATTTTTTCATGTCCAAAGGGATTTTACCGCGATTTACCGTTTGGTGCGTCGAACCAAATACAATCCTCTCACAAACCAACAACGAACCCCCTCCCCTTGAATATTTCGTGAAACTGCTTCGGGTTTATCGTGAGACCTTCAAACGGTACAGACTCCCCCCCCCTCGTGGCTACGGTGAACCGGGTCTTGGAAAGGCCGTTTTTTCCGTCAGTCCGTTTATGGATGTGATTTAA
- a CDS encoding radical SAM protein encodes MTKQRLTEAEALDLWKENLGDLRAEAHKRRSLYYPGSQASYIIMRIISYTNVCVADCSYCAFYRRPNHPEGYVLSKEQIFSKIDELKSVGGGLVAMEGGFNPKLKVDHYEDLFYSVRQKYGETIEIYGPTIVEVIFIARASRISLEETLVRLKGSGLRWIPGGGAEILTDEWRKKLSPKKYTVKEYLDGMELAQRLGFGTTATMVIGFGETPRDRVEHLRKIRTLQERTGGFSSFLLWTYQPDNTALGGRVTGNDDYLRTLAISRLYLDNIPVIRASFLTQYDKGPEALLSGAHDFDIPLEDQVTQLAGARIEQNVEKVLNWVRKVGIQPVKRASLPIK; translated from the coding sequence ATGACAAAACAACGTCTCACCGAGGCAGAGGCGCTTGATCTCTGGAAGGAGAATCTGGGGGACTTAAGGGCCGAGGCCCATAAGAGACGGTCTCTTTATTATCCGGGCAGTCAGGCGAGCTACATCATCATGCGGATTATCAGTTACACGAATGTTTGTGTCGCTGACTGCAGTTACTGTGCCTTTTACCGCCGCCCCAATCACCCGGAAGGATACGTCCTCTCAAAAGAGCAGATCTTTTCCAAGATCGACGAGTTAAAATCGGTTGGTGGCGGTCTCGTAGCGATGGAAGGGGGATTTAATCCAAAACTCAAGGTTGATCACTATGAGGACCTGTTTTACTCTGTTCGGCAAAAATATGGGGAGACAATTGAAATCTACGGTCCGACGATTGTTGAGGTGATTTTTATCGCTCGTGCCTCCCGGATCTCTTTGGAAGAGACATTGGTACGTCTCAAGGGATCAGGACTTCGTTGGATCCCCGGAGGTGGGGCCGAGATTCTCACGGACGAATGGCGCAAAAAACTTTCACCCAAAAAATATACCGTGAAGGAATATCTCGATGGAATGGAGCTGGCCCAGCGTCTTGGGTTTGGGACGACAGCGACAATGGTGATCGGATTTGGCGAAACACCAAGGGATCGGGTGGAACATTTGAGAAAGATTCGTACTCTTCAAGAGAGGACGGGTGGATTTTCCAGCTTTCTTTTATGGACCTATCAGCCCGACAACACAGCGCTTGGGGGACGTGTCACAGGGAATGATGATTATCTCCGGACGCTCGCGATCAGCCGTCTCTACCTCGATAACATCCCGGTTATCCGGGCCTCTTTTTTGACCCAATATGACAAGGGACCCGAGGCACTCCTTTCAGGGGCCCATGACTTTGACATCCCGCTCGAGGATCAGGTGACCCAGCTCGCCGGTGCCAGGATTGAACAGAATGTCGAAAAGGTATTGAATTGGGTGAGAAAGGTCGGAATTCAGCCGGTAAAGCGTGCTTCCTTACCCATCAAATGA
- a CDS encoding amidohydrolase family protein, which translates to MLLAARWLLTGVTPPIEQGAILIEDGIIRDIGTRQWFAKKDISEVIDLGETILVPGLVNAHAHLEHSALKSPQPPGGQRGISFTAWVRTLQEKSSQISPSENEKAIKYAIDELIRGGTTTLVDHRSPDCPPIETPFREMLFLELIGPSKSKAEESRRNGLKWLEENDDPERPCHLTPHSLYSVHPDILQEAFSAGTTLSLHLLESDEEEQFFRSRQGPLFELVRSRGGSPLRAESPVAWIEEHRSNDTNILLIHGNYLKEDEIRRLKGQNAFVIHCPGSHRFFGPRAFPYESYIRCGIRIGLGTDSLASNESLNMLRQMKLMKETTHLGEEDILRMATLNGAMAIGVENEIGTLEVGKKADIVGVPLLNQKVDPYEALLLPDQVSFSMVRGRVIFCTHP; encoded by the coding sequence ATGCTTCTTGCTGCCCGTTGGCTTTTGACCGGGGTGACGCCCCCCATCGAACAGGGTGCCATCCTCATAGAAGACGGTATCATTCGGGATATCGGCACCCGCCAGTGGTTTGCCAAAAAGGACATCTCGGAGGTTATCGATCTGGGAGAAACGATCCTCGTTCCAGGCCTTGTGAATGCCCATGCCCATCTGGAACATTCGGCACTAAAATCCCCCCAACCCCCCGGGGGGCAAAGGGGGATTTCTTTTACGGCTTGGGTCCGTACCCTCCAGGAAAAATCATCTCAAATCTCTCCATCAGAGAATGAGAAGGCAATTAAATATGCGATTGATGAACTAATTCGTGGAGGAACAACAACTCTTGTTGATCATCGATCCCCGGACTGCCCCCCCATAGAAACGCCGTTTCGTGAGATGCTCTTTTTGGAACTGATTGGACCGTCCAAGTCAAAGGCCGAGGAATCGCGTCGAAACGGCCTAAAATGGCTGGAAGAGAATGATGACCCGGAGCGCCCCTGCCACCTGACACCCCACTCGCTCTATTCCGTCCATCCGGATATTCTACAAGAGGCATTCTCAGCGGGGACGACTCTCTCGTTGCATTTACTAGAGTCCGATGAGGAGGAGCAGTTTTTTCGTTCTCGCCAGGGCCCCCTCTTTGAGCTAGTTCGGAGTCGAGGGGGATCGCCACTTCGGGCCGAATCACCTGTTGCCTGGATCGAAGAACACCGCTCCAATGACACAAACATCCTCCTTATTCATGGAAATTATTTAAAGGAGGATGAAATTCGCCGGTTGAAGGGGCAAAATGCCTTTGTTATACACTGCCCCGGAAGTCACCGGTTTTTTGGGCCGAGAGCGTTTCCCTACGAGTCCTACATAAGGTGCGGGATTCGAATTGGACTTGGGACGGATAGTCTTGCCTCCAACGAATCGTTAAACATGCTCCGGCAGATGAAGCTCATGAAAGAGACGACCCATCTGGGTGAAGAGGATATCTTGAGAATGGCAACCTTGAATGGAGCAATGGCAATTGGGGTGGAAAATGAGATCGGCACGCTCGAGGTTGGCAAGAAGGCGGATATTGTAGGCGTCCCACTCTTGAATCAGAAGGTTGATCCCTATGAAGCACTCCTCCTGCCCGATCAAGTCAGTTTTTCTATGGTGAGAGGGAGGGTTATTTTTTGTACCCATCCTTAA